The genomic segment GAGGCCTTCGGCGGCATCGACGTCTGGATCAACAACGCCGGCACCGGCGTGTTCGGGGCCTATCAGGAGGCGGATATCGCGCTCCATCGCCGGACCATCGAGGTCAATCTGCTCGGCACCATGCATGGCGCGTTCGCGGTGCTTCCGATCTTCCTCCGCCAGAACCGTGGCGTCCTGATCAACAACATCTCGCTCGGCGGCTGGGCGCCGACGCCGTTTGCCGCAGCCTACACCGCCAGCAAGTTCGGCCTGCGCGGCTTCACCGCAAGCTTGCGTCAGGAGCTCCGGGCTCATCCCGACATTCATGTCTGCGGCGTCTTCCCATCCATCGTCGATACGCCGGGCTTCGTCCACGGCGCCAACGCCTCCGGACGACGGCTCGATCCTGGTCCGCTGCTCTATCAATCCGAGGACGTGGCCGAGACTTTCCTGCGCCTCGCCCACGCGCCTCGTGACGAGGTGGCGGTGGGGTGGCCGGCGCGCGCCGGACAATTGGCCTATGCGATGGCCCCTGAGATCACCGAGAATATCCTGGGAGCTGCATTCCGCTGGCTGCTGTCGCGCGCGCGTCCCGCCGCAAGGAACGAAGGCACCTTGCTCGAAGCGGGTCCGCAGGGCACGTCCGTCGACGGCGGCTGGCTGCTGCGGAGGCAAGTTCCGCCCGCCGCTGTGCTCAGCAAGGGGCTCGTGCTGCTCGGGATCGCTGCCGGCCTGGCGATCGCGGCATCGAGGGCTGGCCGTCCGTACCGCCCCCGCGCGCGGACGCGGCGGCGCCGCGCGTGAGGCCGCCGCTCGTCTGTTGCCGTCGCTCCGGCAAGGCATAGGCCCTGACGCAATCGCCGAGCCTGGTGCCGAACGAGCCGTGGCCTCCGTCCACCGTCACGACGTATTGTCTGCTGGACCGCAGATGGCTCCCACGCCGGAACGAAGCTTCGAGACCGGGCGTTCCTGCGGGAAAAGCTGAGGGCCAGACGTGCCGCGCTATCATTTTGATTTGGTGGATTCTAAAACCGTGGCAGACGAAGGAGGTGCCGAGTTGCCGGATGACATGCAGGCCCTGGACGTCGCCGAAGAAATTGCGCGGCGTCTGCTCGCGCAGCGTCCCGAGCTCAAGGGCCGTCACTTCGCGATCCTCGTCACGAACGAGGATGGTGAGGAAATCGGCCGGGTGCCGTTGGACGTAATGCACTGAAGCGATGATCTGACATGACGTTCAGGATTGGGGTGATCGCCGACACGCATGGCCTGCTGAGGCCCGAGGCGGAGCGCTGTCTCGCCAGCGTCTCGCACATCATCCACGCCGGCGACATCGGCGCCCAGGCTGTGATGGACGGGCTTGGCCGCATCGCGCCCGTCACCGCGATCAGAGGAAATGTGGACCGGGGCGCGTGGGCCGAACGCTTTCCTGAAACGCAAACGCTGCGCCTCGGCGGTCGCGCCTTCTACGTTCTGCACGACCTCAA from the Bradyrhizobium sp. WBAH42 genome contains:
- a CDS encoding metallophosphoesterase family protein, which produces MTFRIGVIADTHGLLRPEAERCLASVSHIIHAGDIGAQAVMDGLGRIAPVTAIRGNVDRGAWAERFPETQTLRLGGRAFYVLHDLNELAIDPAERGIDVVVSGHSHRVRIETREGVLYLNPGSAGKRRFKLPITLATLDLEPGGPLRPVIHDLDRI